Proteins encoded within one genomic window of Theobroma cacao cultivar B97-61/B2 chromosome 7, Criollo_cocoa_genome_V2, whole genome shotgun sequence:
- the LOC18593305 gene encoding uncharacterized protein LOC18593305: MALKWLLSSAFTQVFGLAEGGSLQTKAVVGCPNVHGSVKGCKETDGGVACSIKISKEDYPNGFQMPVHYPRYSKSDYEQMEEWRVDMLLKEYGFSFQGSVDEKRAFAMGAFLWPDQL; this comes from the coding sequence ATGGCTCTGAAATGGCTTCTCAGTTCTGCATTCACTCAAGTTTTCGGCCTCGCGGAAGGCGGTAGCTTGCAGACCAAGGCAGTTGTCGGATGCCCTAATGTCCATGGAAGTGTCAAGGGTTGCAAGGAAACAGATGGAGGGGTTGCCTGCAGCATCAAAATCAGCAAGGAAGACTACCCAAATGGTTTCCAGATGCCTGTCCATTACCCTCGATACTCAAAATCGGATTATGAGCAGATGGAAGAATGGAGGGTGGACATGCTGCTGAAAGAGTACGGGTTCAGCTTCCAGGGCAGTGTTGATGAGAAGAGAGCATTTGCCATGGGGGCATTTCTCTGGCCTGATCAACTTTGA
- the LOC18593304 gene encoding uncharacterized protein LOC18593304: MDQTGNQKRQSSSQFMKSHFHVKLTQLVLSVSVFSLFFSHSYWLSLLHSFNFNFHNTLPFQLFSHAIDKNCIFLLCNGLLVFLAKYSGLISSSSKHNLSDDQSFKSYEDVPQSESIVLEPKAPLLEKEVPLGSSDEALENSILMEGRQEEEEEAAAAETEIGNFTLEEEKEEEDAEKWDLMTTAEKEGNAAFVQEEEVKGSEVDFFVQEFGEGENPEREEEAELVEGNRVLSTEELNKRFDEFIRKMKEELRIEARQQLVMV; this comes from the coding sequence ATGGATCAAACAGGAAACCAGAAGCGGCAATCTTCGAGTCAGTTTATGAAATCTCATTTTCACGTAAAACTGACTCAGTTGGTTCTATCAGTTTCCGTTTTTTCCCTGttcttttctcattcataTTGGCTTTCTTTGCTCCATTCCTTTAACTTCAACTTCCATAATACCCTCCCTTTCCAGTTGTTTAGCCATGCTATAGATAAGAACTGCATATTCCTTCTTTGCAATGGACTTCTTGTTTTCCTTGCAAAATACTCGGGATTAATCAGTTCTTCATCCAAGCATAATCTGAGTGATGATCAGTCTTTTAAGAGCTATGAAGATGTTCCACAATCCGAGTCAATTGTCTTGGAGCCAAAAGCACCATTGTTGGAGAAGGAAGTTCCCTTGGGGAGTTCTGATGAGGCACTAGAAAACAGCATTTTGATGGAAGGAAGacaagaagaggaagaagaagcagcagcagcagaaACAGAAATAGGAAACTTCACtctggaagaagaaaaagaagaagaagatgcaGAAAAATGGGATTTGATGACAACTGctgaaaaagaaggaaatgcTGCTTTTGTTCAAGAAGAAGAGGTAAAAGGGTCAGAAGTTGACTTCTTTGTACAAGAATTTGGAGAAGGTGAAAATcctgaaagagaagaagaagcagaACTGGTAGAAGGAAATAGAGTATTGAGTACAGAAGAGCTGAATAAAAGGTTTGATGAATTTATCAGAAAGATGAAGGAAGAATTAAGAATCGAAGCTAGACAACAACTAGTCATGGTTTAA
- the LOC18593306 gene encoding mitochondrial import inner membrane translocase subunit TIM50, giving the protein MSSIILRSRIISSSCSSNIINRRVFSSGVVSSSSSNPSKETIISSQSILSDQSPPPPPPPAPEASPQVSGRKGWSFLKYGLTAAVTGAIGYACYLSYKCSYEEVNEKAKALRAAASYTPSEDASAVDKYRGLLYSAAMTVPAKALESYLDLRRLVEEHVLEFTEPTSDKLLPDLHPAEQHVFTLVLDLNETLLYTDWKRERGWRTFKRPGVDSFLEHLAKFYEIIVYSDQMNMYVDPVCERLDPNHYIRFRLSRAATKYQDGKHYRDLSKLNRDPAKILYVSAHAFDSSLQPENCVPIKPYKLETDDTALLDLIPFLEYVARNSPADIRQVLQSYERKDIAKEFLERSKDYQRRMQEQRQQGRFWRR; this is encoded by the exons ATGTCTTCGATTATTCTTCGATCTCGAATAATTTCGAGTAGTTGCAGTTCAAATATCATCAATCGAAGGGTTTTTAGTTCAGGAGTGGTTTcgtcttcttcttcaaatCCTTCTAAAGAAACGATCATTTCTTCACAATCCATTCTCTCCGATCAATCGCCACCTCCTCCTCCACCTCCGGCGCCGGAAGCTTCCCCGCAGGTTTCGGGAAGGAAAGGTTGGAGCTTTCTCAAGTACGGACTCACCGCAGCTGTTACTGGAGCTATTGGCTATGCTTGTTATCTCTCTTATA AATGTTCATATGAGGAAGTGAATGAGAAGGCAAAGGCATTGCGGGCTGCGGCCAGTTACACTCCTAGTGAAGATGCATCTGCTGTTGAT AAATATCGGGGCTTGCTCTACTCTGCTGCAATGACAG TTCCAGCTAAAGCACTTGAATCTTACCTGGATCTGAGGAGGTTAGTGGAAGAACATGTGCTG GAATTTACTGAACCAACCTCAGATAAGCTTCTTCCTGATTTGCATCCTGCAGAACAACATGTTTTCACTCTTGTCCTAGATCTGAATGAGACATTACTTTATACAGATTGGAAG CGAGAGAGAGGCTGGCGTACATTCAAAAGACCTGGAGTTGATTCCTTTTTGGAACATCTGGCAAAGTTCTATGAAATTATTGTGTATTCTGACCAGATGAATATG TATGTCGATCCTGTTTGTGAAAGGTTGGACCCTAACCATTATATACGATTTAGGCTTTCAAGGGCTGCTACTAAATATCAGGATGGCAAGCATTATAGG GATCTTTCAAAGCTTAACAGGGACCCAGCCAAGATTTTATATGTGAGTGCTCATGCATTTGATTCTAGCCTTCAACCAGAAAATTGTGTTCCTATTAAGCCGTATAAGCTTGAGACAGATGATACAGCACTTTTGGATCTTATTCCCTTTCTTGAAT ATGTCGCCCGCAATAGTCCAGCTGATATCAGACAAGTGTTACAATCTTATGAAAGAAAAGATATTGCGAAAGAGTTTCTTGAGCGTTCGAAAGATTATCAGAG GCGAATGCAGGAACAGAGGCAGCAAGGTCGTTTCTGGCGGCGGTGA
- the LOC18593307 gene encoding zinc transporter 11 isoform X1 gives MQEPHILSMKLSRFLFVLLLSLSLFLSATSHGGSDDDDKGAGESNEPPHSLRSKSLVSVKIWCLILVFVWTFIGGVSPYFLKWNQGFLVLGTQFAGGVFLGTAMMHFLSDANETFERLTSKEYPFAFMLACAGYLLTMVADCVVSYVYGKDKSSSNHGDLELQGPEQTNSNPHGHGNPPVSYGGNGTDTTSARSLSLTTVSSFGDSVLLIVALCCHSVFEGVAIGVAKTEAAAWKALWTISLHKIFAAIAMGIALLRMIPDYPLLSCVAYAFAFAISSPIWVAIGILIDATIEGVVADWIFAILMGLACGVFINVSINHLLSKGYTPQKTISVDTPHHKVLAVLLGVGVIAVAMIWDT, from the exons ATGCAAGAACCTCACATTCTTTCAATGAAACTCTCGCGCTTTCTCTTCGTCCTccttctctccctctctcttttcctctctGCCACCTCCCATGGCGgcagtgatgatgatgacaaGGGTGCAGGTGAAAGCAATGAGCCTCCTCATAGCCTACGTTCCAAATCCTTGGTCTCGGTCAAGATATGGTGCTTGATTCTCGTGTTTGTATGGACCTTCATCGGTGGGGTGTCACCATATTTCCTGAAATGGAACCAGGGTTTTCTGGTATTGGGAACTCAGTTTGCTGGTGGGGTTTTCCTGGGGACTGCCATGATGCATTTCTTGAGCGATGCCAATGAAACCTTTGAGCGTTTGACGAGTAAAGAATACCCTTTTGCGTTTATGTTGGCCTGTGCTGGATATTTGTTGACCATGGTGGCTGATTGTGTGGTTTCTTATGTGTACGGGAAGGACAAGAGTTCATCTAATCATGGTGATTTGGAACTTCAAG GGCCCGAGCAGACCAATAGTAATCCTCATGGTCATGGCAATCCGCCGGTGAGCTAT GGTGGCAATGGCACTGATACCACCAGCGCGCGGTCCTTATCACTCACAACTGTGAGTTCCTTTGGAGACAGTGTTTTGTTGATCGTTGCCTTGTGCTGCCATTCAGTCTTTGAGGGCGTCGCTATCGGAGTTGCAAAGACAGAAGCCGCTGCCTGGAAAGCATTGTGGACGATCTCCTTGCACAAGATATTTGCAGCAATTGCAATGGGAATAGCACTGCTCCGGATGATCCCTGATTATCCCCTGTTGTCTTGTGTAGCCTACGCTTTTGCATTCGCCATTTCGAGTCCTATCTGGGTGGCCATCGGGATCCTAATCGATGCCACGATTGAGGGTGTCGTGGCTGATTGGATCTTCGCCATATTGATGGGTTTAGCATGTGGAGTGTTCATCAACGTATCAATAAACCATCTGCTATCAAAAGGTTACACTCCCCAGAAGACAATTTCAGTTGACACACCCCATCACAAGGTTTTGGCTGTCTTGTTAGGTGTTGGAGTGATTGCTGTTGCGATGATCTGGGACACTTGA
- the LOC18593307 gene encoding zinc transporter 11 isoform X2 — protein MQEPHILSMKLSRFLFVLLLSLSLFLSATSHGGSDDDDKGAGESNEPPHSLRSKSLVSVKIWCLILVFVWTFIGGVSPYFLKWNQGFLVLGTQFAGGVFLGTAMMHFLSDANETFERLTSKEYPFAFMLACAGYLLTMVADCVVSYVYGKDKSSSNHGDLELQGPEQTNSNPHGHGNPPGGNGTDTTSARSLSLTTVSSFGDSVLLIVALCCHSVFEGVAIGVAKTEAAAWKALWTISLHKIFAAIAMGIALLRMIPDYPLLSCVAYAFAFAISSPIWVAIGILIDATIEGVVADWIFAILMGLACGVFINVSINHLLSKGYTPQKTISVDTPHHKVLAVLLGVGVIAVAMIWDT, from the exons ATGCAAGAACCTCACATTCTTTCAATGAAACTCTCGCGCTTTCTCTTCGTCCTccttctctccctctctcttttcctctctGCCACCTCCCATGGCGgcagtgatgatgatgacaaGGGTGCAGGTGAAAGCAATGAGCCTCCTCATAGCCTACGTTCCAAATCCTTGGTCTCGGTCAAGATATGGTGCTTGATTCTCGTGTTTGTATGGACCTTCATCGGTGGGGTGTCACCATATTTCCTGAAATGGAACCAGGGTTTTCTGGTATTGGGAACTCAGTTTGCTGGTGGGGTTTTCCTGGGGACTGCCATGATGCATTTCTTGAGCGATGCCAATGAAACCTTTGAGCGTTTGACGAGTAAAGAATACCCTTTTGCGTTTATGTTGGCCTGTGCTGGATATTTGTTGACCATGGTGGCTGATTGTGTGGTTTCTTATGTGTACGGGAAGGACAAGAGTTCATCTAATCATGGTGATTTGGAACTTCAAG GGCCCGAGCAGACCAATAGTAATCCTCATGGTCATGGCAATCCGCCG GGTGGCAATGGCACTGATACCACCAGCGCGCGGTCCTTATCACTCACAACTGTGAGTTCCTTTGGAGACAGTGTTTTGTTGATCGTTGCCTTGTGCTGCCATTCAGTCTTTGAGGGCGTCGCTATCGGAGTTGCAAAGACAGAAGCCGCTGCCTGGAAAGCATTGTGGACGATCTCCTTGCACAAGATATTTGCAGCAATTGCAATGGGAATAGCACTGCTCCGGATGATCCCTGATTATCCCCTGTTGTCTTGTGTAGCCTACGCTTTTGCATTCGCCATTTCGAGTCCTATCTGGGTGGCCATCGGGATCCTAATCGATGCCACGATTGAGGGTGTCGTGGCTGATTGGATCTTCGCCATATTGATGGGTTTAGCATGTGGAGTGTTCATCAACGTATCAATAAACCATCTGCTATCAAAAGGTTACACTCCCCAGAAGACAATTTCAGTTGACACACCCCATCACAAGGTTTTGGCTGTCTTGTTAGGTGTTGGAGTGATTGCTGTTGCGATGATCTGGGACACTTGA